From a single Solanum dulcamara chromosome 4, daSolDulc1.2, whole genome shotgun sequence genomic region:
- the LOC129887886 gene encoding microtubule-associated protein 70-2-like, whose translation MSEVSGELSEFSAGENGGGSGSGGNVRETTPLTVSASFKEGKSSRRKTAVMRPSLDADEFFNLLHGSDPVKLELNRLENEVRDKDRELTEAQAEIKALKLSERLREKAVEELTDELSRVDEKLKLTESLLESKNLEIKKINDEKKASMAAQFAAEATLRRVHAAQKDDDMPPIEAILAPLEAELKLARQEIAKLQDDNKALDRLTKSKEAALLDAERTVQSALAKASMVDDLQNKNQELMKQIEICQEENKILDRMHRQKVAEVEKLTQTVRELEEAVLAGGAAANAVRDYQRKVQEMNEERKTLDRELARAKVTANRVATVVANEWKDANDKVMPVKQWLEERRFLQGEMQTLRDKLAVTERAAKSEAMLKERYQLRLKVLEETLRSSSSATRSTADGRSSSNGPSRRQSLGGAENISKLTYNGFLPKRSPSFQLRSSGSSTVLKNAKGTSKSFDGGSRSLDRGKNLLNGTGPNFNSSKSCDGTKDNETENSSWKASQVEKNNDTQVTEREDTIPGILYDLLQKEVIALRKAGHEKDQSLKDKDDAIEMLAKKVETLTKAMEVEAKKMRREVAAMEKEVSAMRVEKDQENRAKRFGNSKGPVSSSQLPPGRNVARSGLTRNIQ comes from the exons ATGTCGGAGGTTTCCGGCGAGTTATCGGAGTTCAGTGCCGGAGAAAACGGAGGCGGAAGTGGCAGTGGAGGCAATGTGCGTGAGACGACGCCGTTGACAGTGTCGGCGTCGTTTAAGGAAGGGAAAAGTTCACGGAGGAAGACGGCGGTGATGAGGCCAAGCCTTGATGCGGATGAGTTCTTTAATCTTCTTCACGGTTCGGATCCGGTGAAATTGGAGCTCAATCGACTGGAGAATGAAGTCAGAG ATAAGGACCGGGAATTGACTGAAGCTCAAGCGGAGATCAAGGCACTGAAGTTGTCCGAGAGATTACGAGAAAAAGCTGTTGAAGAG CTCACGGATGAGTTGTCAAGGGTCGACGAGAAGCTTAAGTTGACAGAATCTCTTTTAGAAAGCAAG AATcttgaaattaagaaaattaatgATGAGAAGAAAGCATCCATGGCAGCTCAATTTGCAGCAGAAGCCACTCTTAGAAGGGTCCATGCTGCCCAAAAAGATGATGATATGCCGCCTATTGAAGCCATCCTTGCACCTTTGGAGGCTGAACTCAAGCTTGCACGTCAGGAG ATTGCAAAGCTGCAAGATGATAATAAAGCACTGGACCGTCTTACAAAGTCGAAAGAGGCAGCTTTACTTGATGCTGAGAGAACTGTGCAGTCAGCATTAGCAAAAGCTTCTATGGTGGATGACCTTCAGAACAAGAACCAAGAGCTGATGAAACAGATAGAAATATGCCAG gaagaaaataaaatattggaCAGAATGCATCGGCAAAAGGTTGCAGAGGTTGAAAAGCTTACCCAAACAGTACGTGAGCTTGAGGAAGCTGTTCTTGCTGGTGGTGCAGCTGCTAATGCTGTCCGGGATTATCAACGGAAAGTTCAAGAGATGAAT gaagaaagaaaaactcTTGATCGAGAGCTGGCACGTGCCAAGGTAACAGCTAATAGGGTAGCAACTGTGGTTGCTAATGAGTGGAAAGATGCCAATGATAAAGTAATGCCTGTGAAACAATGGCTTGAAGAAAGGAGGTTTTTGCAG GGTGAGATGCAAACATTGCGTGACAAGCTCGCAGTCACTGAACGAGCTGCAAAATCAGAAGCCATGTTAAAA GAGAGATATCAACTGAGGCTTAAGGTCCTTGAAGAGACATTAAGATCATCCAGCTCAGCTACTCGCAGTACAGCAGATGGTAGAAGTTCAAGCAACGGTCCTTCACGTCGGCAATCACTGGGAGGCGCTGAAAACATCTCCAAATTAACGTACAATGGCTTTTTACCAAAGAGATCACCATCATTTCAGCTTAGATCTTCTGGGTCCAGCACAGTGCTGAAGAATGCTAAAGGGACATCAAAGTCGTTTGATGGTGGCTCAAGGTCATTGGACAGGGGAAAAAACCTTCTGAATGGTACAGGTCCAAATTTCAACAGCAGCAAGTCGTGTGATGGAACCAAAGACAATGAGACTGAGAATAGTTCCTGGAAAGCAAGTCAAGTTGAAAAAAACAATGACACACAAGTAACAGAAAGAGAAGATACTATACCTGGAATATTATATGATTTGCTGCAAAAGGAAGTAATTGCTTTGAGGAAAGCAGGTCATGAGAAGGATCAAAGTCTTAAAGACAAGGATGACGCCATTGAG ATGTTAGCTAAGAAAGTAGAGACTTTAACGAAAGCCATGGAGGTTGAGGCTAAAAAAATGAGAAGGGAGGTTGCTGCCATGGAGAAGGAGGTGTCTGCCATGCGTGTCGAGAAAGACCAAGAGAATAGAGCCAAAAGATTTGGAAATTCAAAGGGTCCAGTGAGCAGTTCTCAGCTGCCTCCAGGAAG AAATGTAGCTCGAAGTGGGTTAACACGCAACATTCAATAA